From the Hevea brasiliensis isolate MT/VB/25A 57/8 chromosome 15, ASM3005281v1, whole genome shotgun sequence genome, one window contains:
- the LOC110667805 gene encoding uncharacterized protein LOC110667805 — MSGRVNPLQLKLKLVRKQIKRKLEDYETVALTEECSAILQNKLPPKLKDPGSFSIPCHIGETSIERALCDLGASVSLMPLSICEKLKVGDLKPITISLQLANRSIKYPVWILENVPLKVGKFFIPVDFIVLEMEEDVRTPIILGRPFLATAGANIDVKNGKLKLTVGEEEIEFNLFQHSKEPAVMNSCYRVDVIEHDAETEVTKLEENQAIPMQCNQHKVRKKK, encoded by the exons atgagTGGGAGAGTGAATCCACTTCAACTAAAGCTAAAGCTAGTAAGGAAGCAAATAAAGAGAAA GTTGGAAGATTATGAAACTGTTGCACTTACTGAGGAGTGCAGTGCTATATTGCAGAACAAGCTCCCACCTAAGCTGAAAGATCCTGGaagtttttccataccatgtcacattggagaAACAAGTATTGAGAGAGCATTATGTGACTTGGGGGCTAGTGTTAGCTTGATGCCACTTTCCATATGTGAGAAGTTAAAGGTTGGAGATCTAAAGCCCATAACTATTTCTTTGCAGTTAGCTAATAGATCTATAAAGTATCCAGTTTGGATTTTAGAGAATGTACCATTAAAAGTTGGGAAGTTTTTCATTCCAGTGGATTTTATTGTActagagatggaggaggatgtaagaACACCCATCATACTTGGAAGGCCATTTTTAGCCACTGCAGGAGCTAATATAGATGTAAAGAATGGGAAATTGAAGTTGACAGTGGGGGAGGAGGAAATAGAGTTTAATTTATTCCAACATTCCAAGGAACCAGCTGTGATGAATTCTTGTTATAGGGTAGATGTTATAGAGCATGATGCTGAAACTGAAGTTACTAAACTAGAGGAAAATCAAGCTATTCCAATGCAATGTAATCAGCATAAAGTGCGAAAGAAAAAGTAA